One genomic region from Granulimonas faecalis encodes:
- the rlmN gene encoding 23S rRNA (adenine(2503)-C(2))-methyltransferase RlmN: MPEKTQPTSPSRENAEQNATPARRGPKADLTAMDHDQLVAFMESIGQPSFRAKQVEDWVRHKNVRSFDEMTNLSKALRAQLADVATLGGVTEVARQESLDGSRKYLLAFDDGVSVECVGMPNGDRLAVCVSTQAGCRMGCRFCATGEAGFTRNLTADEIYAQAAHVGQDFGQRVTSVVLMGQGEPFNNYDETLAAMRLMNSEDGLGIGARHITVSTCGVVPQIRRFASEPEQFGLALSLHSAVPETRNLLMPGVRKHSLKRLHDVMKDYTEKTHRRPTYEYAMIAGVNDDEPHLDALVDFCRGTLCHVNLIPFNEHSGSKLKPSSEERIDRFVKVLEGVGVETTVRRSRGTDIDAACGQLKQRLR, encoded by the coding sequence ATGCCCGAGAAAACCCAGCCCACAAGCCCCAGCCGCGAGAACGCGGAACAGAACGCCACCCCCGCGAGGCGCGGCCCCAAGGCCGACCTCACCGCCATGGACCACGACCAGCTCGTGGCCTTCATGGAGTCCATCGGCCAGCCCTCCTTCCGCGCCAAGCAGGTGGAGGACTGGGTACGCCACAAGAACGTGCGCTCCTTCGACGAGATGACCAACCTCTCCAAGGCCCTCCGCGCCCAGCTGGCCGATGTGGCCACGCTCGGCGGCGTGACCGAGGTCGCGCGCCAGGAATCCCTGGACGGTTCCCGCAAGTACCTGTTGGCCTTCGACGACGGCGTGTCGGTGGAGTGCGTGGGCATGCCCAACGGCGACCGCCTCGCCGTCTGCGTGTCCACCCAGGCCGGCTGCCGCATGGGCTGCCGGTTCTGCGCCACCGGGGAGGCCGGGTTCACCCGCAACCTCACGGCCGACGAGATCTACGCCCAGGCCGCCCACGTGGGGCAGGACTTCGGCCAGCGCGTGACCTCCGTGGTGCTCATGGGCCAGGGCGAGCCCTTCAACAACTACGACGAGACCCTCGCCGCCATGCGGCTCATGAACAGCGAGGACGGCCTGGGGATCGGCGCCCGCCACATCACGGTGTCCACCTGCGGCGTGGTCCCGCAGATCCGCCGCTTCGCCTCCGAGCCCGAGCAGTTCGGCCTGGCCCTCTCGCTGCACTCCGCCGTGCCCGAGACCCGCAACCTCCTCATGCCGGGCGTGAGGAAGCACAGCCTCAAGCGCCTTCACGACGTCATGAAGGACTACACCGAGAAGACCCACCGTCGCCCCACCTACGAGTACGCCATGATCGCCGGCGTCAACGACGACGAGCCGCACCTGGACGCCCTCGTCGACTTCTGCCGCGGCACCCTCTGCCACGTGAACCTCATCCCCTTCAATGAGCACTCCGGCTCCAAGCTCAAGCCCTCGTCCGAGGAGCGCATCGACCGCTTTGTGAAGGTGCTCGAGGGCGTGGGTGTGGAGACCACCGTGCGCCGCAGCCGAGGAACCGACATCGACGCCGCCTGCGGGCAGCTGAAGCAGCGCCTGCGCTAG